From the Anaerolineales bacterium genome, one window contains:
- a CDS encoding ABC transporter ATP-binding protein, with amino-acid sequence MIRVAGLSKSYGPHLAVHDLTFHADRGEVLGFLGPNGAGKTTTMRILAGFMPPTAGSARVAGFDVVEQSLEVRRRVGYLPETVPLYPEMSVREYLTFMGSLRRVAGLAERIEAVLEEVGLSERTESTIGNLSKGLRQRLGLAQALLHQPEVLILDEPTIGLDPGQIIEVRRIIQNLGTQRTVLLSTHILSEAQQMCDRVLIINRGVIVAEDTPGNLQAQLAGAERFRVAASVDGEELRQLVLAVTGVTAVRFSGGQGEVEVSGTPGQDLRPAVARRIVEAGHDLYALTPTGLSLEEVFLQLTREETQAREAT; translated from the coding sequence GTGATTCGCGTTGCAGGCTTGAGCAAGTCGTACGGCCCGCATCTCGCCGTCCACGACCTGACCTTCCACGCCGACCGCGGGGAGGTCCTCGGCTTTCTCGGCCCGAACGGTGCCGGCAAGACCACGACCATGCGCATCCTGGCCGGCTTCATGCCGCCCACGGCCGGGTCGGCGCGTGTCGCCGGTTTCGACGTCGTGGAGCAGTCGCTCGAGGTTCGCCGGCGGGTGGGCTACCTGCCCGAGACCGTTCCGCTCTACCCCGAGATGTCGGTCCGCGAGTACCTGACGTTCATGGGGAGCCTGCGGCGCGTCGCCGGGCTGGCGGAACGCATCGAGGCGGTCCTGGAGGAAGTCGGCCTGAGCGAGCGGACGGAGAGCACGATCGGCAATCTCTCCAAGGGGTTGCGGCAGCGCTTAGGGTTGGCCCAGGCCCTGCTGCACCAGCCGGAGGTCTTGATCCTAGACGAGCCGACGATCGGCCTCGACCCCGGCCAGATCATTGAGGTGCGCCGCATCATCCAGAACCTCGGCACGCAGCGCACGGTGCTGCTCTCGACCCACATCCTGTCCGAGGCGCAGCAAATGTGCGACCGCGTGCTGATCATCAATCGCGGGGTGATTGTGGCCGAGGACACGCCGGGAAACCTGCAGGCGCAGTTGGCCGGCGCCGAGCGCTTCCGGGTGGCGGCCTCCGTTGATGGCGAGGAACTGCGGCAATTGGTGCTGGCGGTGACCGGGGTGACGGCGGTGCGCTTCTCGGGAGGTCAGGGGGAGGTGGAGGTCTCCGGCACGCCCGGGCAGGACCTGCGCCCGGCCGTTGCCCGCCGGATCGTCGAGGCCGGGCACGACCTGTACGCCTTGACTCCCACCGGCCTGAGCCTGGAAGAGGTGTTCCTCCAGCTGACGCGGGAAGAAACCCAGGCCAGGGAGGCAACCTAA